From a region of the Thermodesulfovibrio thiophilus DSM 17215 genome:
- the hemH gene encoding ferrochelatase: MSKVGVLLLNMGGPDSLEAVKPFLYNLFSDPYIASFGIMQKPMAWLISFLRADKVKKAYERIGGKSPLKEITIDQAVCLENALGSGFKVLAGMSYWYPFIEDGVDEFKNSHIKKVVVLSLYPQFCTATTLSAVERFKKLANGIFEFKIIDSWCDYSLFIDVWIQQIEKSFEKYGSDAFVLFSAHGIPYSLYKKGDPYISEVERTVRAIVSKMRLKQWKICYQSRTGPVQWVKPSTEETIEALAKNGIKKTLVVPVSFVSDHIETLYEIDIVYKEKANILGLDLYRVPSLNTLPEFIEVLKNLVLDSL, translated from the coding sequence ATGAGTAAAGTCGGTGTGTTATTGCTTAATATGGGAGGTCCTGACAGTCTTGAGGCTGTTAAACCTTTTCTTTATAATCTTTTCAGTGATCCCTACATAGCAAGCTTTGGGATTATGCAAAAACCTATGGCATGGTTAATATCTTTTTTGAGAGCAGACAAAGTAAAAAAAGCATATGAAAGGATTGGAGGAAAATCTCCACTCAAAGAAATTACAATTGACCAGGCAGTCTGCCTTGAAAATGCCCTTGGATCAGGTTTTAAAGTTCTTGCTGGAATGAGCTATTGGTATCCATTTATTGAAGATGGTGTGGATGAATTTAAGAACTCTCATATAAAAAAAGTTGTTGTACTTTCTCTTTATCCACAGTTTTGCACTGCTACAACATTATCTGCAGTTGAAAGATTCAAAAAATTAGCGAATGGAATTTTTGAATTTAAAATTATAGATTCCTGGTGTGATTATTCTCTTTTTATTGATGTGTGGATACAACAGATTGAAAAATCATTTGAAAAATATGGAAGTGATGCTTTTGTTCTTTTCAGTGCTCATGGAATTCCATATTCACTTTATAAAAAAGGTGATCCGTATATCTCAGAAGTTGAAAGAACAGTAAGAGCAATTGTCAGCAAAATGAGATTAAAGCAGTGGAAAATATGTTATCAAAGCAGAACAGGACCAGTTCAATGGGTTAAGCCATCAACTGAAGAAACAATTGAAGCATTGGCTAAAAATGGTATAAAAAAAACATTAGTTGTTCCTGTTAGCTTTGTTTCTGACCATATTGAAACATTATATGAAATAGATATTGTTTATAAAGAAAAAGCAAACATTCTCGGGCTTGATTTATATAGAGTTCCTTCATTGAATACGTTGCCCGAATTTATTGAGGTTCTAAAAAATCTGGTATTAGACTCTTTATAG
- the lptE gene encoding LPS assembly lipoprotein LptE, giving the protein MSKEKILILILLISGFIINSCGYKIYTKADLPFQEVYLRNVENLTLEPGLQDKMRSIAYQKLIDNGFTITSSANRVIDIQITNYQLLTMSEIGYNTVEYQVVINVKTTVYDAKGNKLKEFNPGSPFITFFRTTRDLQSIIADKSLAIESLIQDICDDMMRRLIFEVEPKNEQQKDSSDE; this is encoded by the coding sequence ATGAGTAAAGAAAAAATTTTAATATTAATATTATTAATCTCTGGGTTCATTATTAATAGTTGCGGATATAAAATTTATACAAAAGCTGATCTACCATTTCAGGAAGTTTATTTGAGAAATGTTGAGAATCTTACACTTGAACCCGGGCTCCAGGATAAAATGAGAAGCATTGCTTATCAGAAACTTATTGATAACGGTTTTACTATTACATCCTCAGCAAACAGAGTGATTGATATTCAGATTACAAATTATCAGCTTCTTACCATGTCAGAAATAGGATATAATACTGTGGAGTATCAGGTTGTTATTAATGTTAAAACAACGGTTTATGATGCAAAAGGTAATAAACTTAAAGAGTTTAACCCTGGATCTCCATTTATAACCTTTTTTAGAACTACAAGAGATTTGCAAAGTATAATTGCGGATAAAAGCCTTGCAATTGAAAGCTTGATACAGGATATATGCGATGATATGATGCGGAGGCTTATTTTTGAAGTCGAACCCAAAAATGAGCAACAAAAAGATTCATCAGATGAGTAA
- a CDS encoding AAA family ATPase: MNDFKEIDLNEAFLKALHLAEETDRNLFITGRAGTGKSTFLNYFRANTKKEVAVLAPTGVAAVNVKGQTVHSFFGFKPDVTMHKIREIRPKNPHLYKKLDCIVIDEISMVRADILDCIDCFLRIHGKIKKKPFGDIQMIFIGDLYQLPPVVTSRERWIFKDFYKTPYFFDASVFKECEFEFVELEKVYRQSEIEFLEILNSIRNNTITDEIIEKLNTRVKPDFNLDEDAFYIYLTPTNKTAEEINSDKISKIKNKEVKYYGYIDGEFTESDLPTSQELILKVDAQVMLLNNDSKGRWINGDIGKIVDIQTRKTESDIIVVELTNGEVVEVTPFTWEMYEFYYDRAKKKILTDVVGQFTQYPLKLAWAITIHKSQGLTFDKMILDIGKGTFSHGQLYVALSRCRSIDGLILKKPVSKKHILLDRRIVRFLTQFQYKYAEKTLPLEEKISIIENAINEGKEIEILYLKSTDIKSKRVLKPSYIGYMEYGDKKFLGLKAFCMLRKQERHFNVEKILDVKVVN; encoded by the coding sequence ATGAATGATTTTAAAGAGATTGATTTGAATGAAGCATTCCTTAAAGCATTGCATCTTGCAGAAGAGACAGATAGGAATTTATTTATAACAGGAAGAGCTGGAACAGGGAAGTCAACATTTTTAAATTACTTCAGAGCAAACACGAAAAAAGAAGTTGCAGTACTTGCACCAACAGGAGTAGCAGCTGTAAATGTAAAAGGCCAGACAGTTCATTCATTTTTTGGTTTCAAGCCTGATGTAACCATGCACAAGATAAGAGAAATAAGACCGAAAAATCCGCATCTCTATAAAAAACTGGACTGTATTGTTATTGATGAAATATCAATGGTAAGGGCTGATATTCTTGATTGTATTGATTGTTTTTTACGAATACACGGAAAAATTAAAAAGAAACCTTTTGGCGACATTCAGATGATATTTATTGGGGATTTATATCAGCTTCCTCCTGTTGTTACATCACGAGAACGATGGATTTTTAAAGATTTTTATAAAACGCCATATTTTTTTGATGCGAGTGTTTTTAAAGAATGTGAGTTTGAATTCGTTGAACTTGAGAAAGTTTACAGACAGTCTGAGATAGAATTTCTTGAAATTCTCAATTCAATAAGAAATAACACAATTACAGATGAAATTATTGAAAAATTAAATACAAGAGTTAAGCCCGATTTTAATCTAGATGAAGATGCTTTCTATATTTATCTTACTCCAACCAATAAAACAGCAGAGGAAATAAACTCGGATAAAATTTCAAAAATAAAAAATAAAGAAGTTAAATACTATGGATATATTGATGGAGAATTCACTGAATCAGATCTTCCCACATCACAGGAACTTATATTGAAAGTTGATGCACAGGTGATGCTTCTTAATAACGATTCAAAAGGTAGATGGATAAATGGTGATATAGGGAAAATTGTTGATATTCAAACGCGAAAAACAGAATCAGATATAATCGTAGTTGAACTTACCAATGGAGAAGTTGTTGAAGTTACTCCATTTACTTGGGAAATGTATGAATTTTACTATGATAGAGCTAAGAAAAAAATATTAACAGATGTGGTTGGGCAGTTTACTCAGTATCCTTTAAAGCTTGCATGGGCTATTACAATCCATAAAAGTCAGGGACTCACATTTGATAAAATGATTTTGGATATAGGAAAAGGGACATTTTCTCATGGGCAGCTTTATGTTGCGCTTTCACGGTGTCGTTCTATTGATGGTCTTATTCTTAAAAAACCTGTTTCCAAAAAACATATTCTGCTTGATAGAAGGATTGTGAGATTTCTAACTCAATTTCAGTACAAATATGCAGAAAAAACTCTTCCACTTGAAGAAAAAATTTCAATAATTGAAAATGCAATCAATGAGGGAAAAGAAATTGAGATTCTTTATTTAAAATCTACAGATATAAAATCAAAGAGGGTATTAAAACCAAGTTATATTGGATATATGGAGTATGGAGATAAAAAGTTTCTTGGTTTAAAGGCTTTCTGCATGCTTAGAAAGCAGGAAAGACATTTTAATGTAGAAAAAATTCTGGATGTAAAAGTTGTAAATTAG
- a CDS encoding UbiX family flavin prenyltransferase, translated as MRKLVLAITGASGIIYGIKLFEELLNNFEVSLILSHSAVHVMKLETEYKSLDEFKKRFTNYSMNIYDETQIDASPASGSYKTAGMFIVPCSMKTLSAIANGYADNLITRVADVTIKENRKLVIAPREMPFSVIHLENMLKLARIGVTIAPPVPAFYHKPERIDDIVNFVAGKLLDSMGIKNNLYRRWNE; from the coding sequence ATGAGAAAACTTGTTTTAGCAATAACCGGAGCTTCAGGTATAATCTACGGAATCAAACTTTTTGAGGAACTTCTTAATAATTTTGAAGTATCTTTAATTTTATCTCACTCCGCTGTACATGTAATGAAACTTGAAACAGAATATAAAAGTTTGGATGAATTTAAAAAGAGATTCACTAACTACAGCATGAATATTTACGATGAAACTCAAATTGATGCCTCACCTGCAAGTGGCTCTTATAAAACAGCCGGAATGTTTATTGTTCCATGTTCCATGAAAACACTCTCTGCTATTGCTAATGGTTATGCGGATAATTTAATAACAAGAGTTGCTGATGTAACAATTAAGGAAAATAGGAAGCTTGTTATTGCACCAAGAGAGATGCCATTCAGTGTGATTCATCTTGAAAATATGCTTAAGCTTGCCAGAATTGGAGTTACTATAGCACCTCCTGTACCGGCTTTCTATCATAAACCTGAACGTATTGATGATATTGTGAATTTTGTTGCTGGCAAACTTCTTGATAGTATGGGGATTAAAAATAATCTTTACAGGAGATGGAATGAGTAA
- a CDS encoding amidohydrolase family protein, with protein MNSIFIIRGQYIITMNEHDEVLNNSGVVVKDDKIIDIGDFSELLKKYKDYPVQIYGNSHSVLMPGFINTHTHAAMVLFRGIADDLPLKQWLNEHIWPREAKFLSPEFVYDGSCLACLEMLKSGTTTFNDMYFFPESIAKAAKKLNIRAVIGQGVFDFSTPFGKNAEDYLNRALEFIEKSKTNELIIPAVAPHAIYTCCKETLIKSRDLALKHDLLIHIHLSETFQEVEECIRNYGKRPVKYLKNIGFLEGKIIAAHSVWLNDEEIEIMGNHNVGVSHCIESNLKLASGIAPVAKMLKRGIKVSMGTDGAASNNNLDLLEESSIAAKVQKGITGNPTVLDVKTCMKILTIWAAEALGIEKEVGSIETGKKADLVLMNLNKPHLQPVYDIYSTIIYSAKASDIEDVFVNGVPVITSGKHQFVDEDTLIEKAVWWSRQVQKL; from the coding sequence ATGAACTCAATCTTTATTATTCGTGGCCAATATATTATTACCATGAACGAACATGACGAAGTTCTTAACAACTCTGGTGTTGTTGTGAAGGACGATAAAATCATTGATATTGGCGACTTTTCTGAACTTTTAAAAAAATATAAAGATTATCCTGTTCAGATATATGGCAATTCTCATTCTGTTTTAATGCCAGGCTTTATAAACACGCATACACATGCTGCAATGGTTTTATTTCGCGGAATTGCAGATGATTTACCTCTAAAACAATGGCTTAATGAACATATATGGCCAAGAGAGGCAAAATTTTTAAGCCCTGAATTTGTTTATGATGGGAGCTGCCTTGCATGCCTTGAGATGTTAAAAAGTGGCACAACAACCTTCAATGATATGTATTTTTTCCCGGAATCGATTGCAAAGGCAGCAAAAAAACTTAATATAAGAGCAGTTATAGGACAGGGAGTTTTTGATTTCTCAACTCCATTTGGTAAAAATGCTGAAGATTACTTAAATAGAGCTTTAGAATTTATCGAGAAATCTAAAACCAATGAATTAATAATTCCAGCTGTTGCTCCACATGCTATTTACACCTGTTGCAAAGAAACATTGATTAAATCCAGAGATCTGGCATTGAAGCATGATCTATTGATTCATATTCATCTTAGTGAAACATTCCAGGAAGTTGAAGAATGTATAAGAAATTATGGCAAAAGACCTGTTAAATATCTTAAAAATATAGGTTTTCTTGAAGGAAAAATTATAGCTGCCCATTCAGTATGGTTAAATGATGAAGAAATTGAAATCATGGGAAACCACAATGTTGGAGTTTCGCACTGCATTGAAAGTAATCTCAAACTTGCAAGCGGAATAGCACCTGTAGCAAAGATGCTTAAAAGGGGTATAAAAGTTAGTATGGGAACAGATGGAGCTGCAAGTAATAATAATCTAGATCTTCTTGAAGAGAGTTCTATTGCTGCAAAAGTTCAAAAAGGTATCACTGGTAATCCTACAGTGCTTGATGTAAAAACATGTATGAAAATACTGACAATATGGGCAGCAGAGGCATTAGGAATTGAAAAAGAAGTTGGCAGTATAGAAACTGGCAAAAAAGCTGACCTTGTGCTAATGAATCTTAATAAACCTCATTTACAGCCAGTTTATGATATATATTCAACAATAATATATTCTGCAAAAGCTTCAGATATTGAAGATGTCTTTGTAAATGGAGTTCCTGTCATAACGAGCGGTAAACATCAATTTGTGGATGAGGACACATTAATTGAAAAAGCAGTATGGTGGAGCAGGCAGGTTCAAAAATTATAA
- the holA gene encoding DNA polymerase III subunit delta, which produces MLEIEKFEVEIKKGLLNTIYFCYATESYFLFEALRLVRKYFDSIAIETYESPEEVDVTSLMTAASLFSEKRILIVYNFEKIKKSEKRIEWLEKILSTASFSVTLIIVCNTSSKEILKEIDFLKKNKQCKIYNLDIYERELSLWVTYKATENKLNLKSDAIYYLIDVTGGQPGLISSEIEKIALLTDKSTVGLFDIKDILSEMSDATAFDLVDAIQKKDKEKAFKILEKLKDIESDMILGALNWYYTNRTSADSRIYGLLYKTNISLRQARACSLEMLVYELLKN; this is translated from the coding sequence ATGCTTGAAATTGAAAAATTTGAAGTTGAGATAAAAAAAGGACTTTTAAATACAATATATTTCTGTTATGCAACAGAATCGTATTTTTTATTTGAAGCACTGAGGCTTGTAAGAAAATACTTTGATTCAATTGCTATTGAAACCTATGAATCTCCGGAGGAGGTTGATGTAACTTCTTTAATGACTGCCGCATCTTTATTTTCTGAAAAAAGAATTTTAATTGTTTATAACTTTGAAAAAATTAAAAAAAGTGAAAAAAGAATTGAATGGCTTGAAAAAATATTATCAACTGCTTCTTTTTCAGTTACGTTGATTATTGTTTGTAATACTTCAAGCAAAGAAATTTTAAAAGAAATAGATTTTTTAAAAAAAAATAAACAATGTAAAATTTACAATCTGGATATATACGAAAGAGAGCTTTCGTTATGGGTAACCTACAAAGCTACTGAAAATAAGCTTAATCTAAAATCAGATGCTATTTATTACTTAATTGATGTTACAGGTGGTCAACCAGGATTGATCTCATCAGAGATTGAAAAAATAGCACTTCTTACAGATAAATCGACTGTTGGGCTTTTTGATATAAAGGATATTCTTTCTGAAATGAGTGATGCCACGGCATTTGATCTTGTAGATGCAATACAAAAAAAAGACAAAGAAAAAGCCTTTAAAATCCTTGAAAAATTAAAGGATATAGAGTCAGATATGATTCTGGGTGCTTTGAACTGGTATTACACAAACAGAACAAGTGCTGATAGTCGTATTTATGGACTTCTCTACAAAACAAATATTTCATTGCGACAGGCACGGGCATGTAGTCTTGAGATGCTTGTTTATGAGTTGTTAAAAAATTAG
- a CDS encoding ABC1 kinase family protein yields MNIFRLRKTYRSAKRLQEIINVFIKHGFGQIIDQIHLGRFITLKKRLRSFGTWTYYKVPTVAERLRIAFEELGPTFIKLGQLLSSRPDLVTMSYAKEFKKLQDRVPTFPIEQVYQTIEEELGMPVAKIFQDFNPEPIGSASIAQVHNAILMNGTKVIVKVRRPGIEEQIMLDLNILQGLAKLIEKYVPESKLFDPVGIVDEFAKSITKELDFRREARNALIFRENFKDYKKVYIPYVFKEFTTKKILVMEKVEGVRIDDINSIKEKGLDIEGILNIVIDMYFKQIFDHGFFHGDPHPGNILVTDDARVALVDFGITGKIDEEFKESYANIAIAIINQNIDKLITEYLKLGIIPDDIDREKLEKELKDDIEDILYPIYAYRIEEIQISELIESIMKVALKHRLRFLPELLLIDKVLIMLEGLTKELCPDKSIIELIKPYAREIISKRIHPDFYLNKTFKIIRELRDAVENIPFQIKKLLKKAVKDEITVRMYHVNLPEFIKDIDRASNKISFSLIVSAMILSSSIMHASQVKPLIYGVSLFGLIIGVVAFFLGLWLLISIIRSGKL; encoded by the coding sequence ATGAATATCTTTAGATTGAGAAAAACATATCGTTCAGCCAAGAGACTTCAGGAAATAATCAATGTTTTCATTAAACACGGATTTGGCCAGATAATTGATCAGATTCATCTTGGAAGATTTATCACTTTAAAAAAGAGACTCCGAAGTTTTGGAACATGGACTTACTATAAAGTACCCACTGTTGCTGAGAGGTTAAGAATAGCATTTGAAGAATTGGGTCCAACATTTATAAAGCTCGGGCAACTTCTTTCTTCACGTCCGGATCTTGTCACTATGAGTTATGCGAAGGAATTTAAAAAATTACAGGACAGAGTGCCAACATTTCCTATCGAACAGGTTTATCAAACAATAGAAGAAGAACTCGGAATGCCTGTTGCAAAAATCTTTCAGGATTTTAATCCAGAACCAATTGGTTCTGCATCCATTGCACAGGTTCACAACGCTATATTAATGAATGGGACAAAAGTAATTGTCAAAGTAAGACGACCAGGGATCGAAGAACAGATAATGCTTGACCTTAATATACTTCAAGGCCTAGCTAAACTTATTGAAAAATATGTGCCTGAAAGCAAATTATTTGATCCAGTTGGAATTGTTGATGAGTTTGCAAAGTCTATTACAAAAGAACTTGATTTCAGAAGAGAAGCAAGAAATGCACTAATCTTTAGAGAAAATTTTAAAGATTATAAAAAAGTTTATATTCCTTATGTTTTTAAGGAGTTTACAACTAAAAAAATTCTCGTTATGGAGAAAGTTGAAGGTGTAAGAATTGATGATATCAACTCAATCAAAGAAAAAGGTCTTGATATTGAAGGTATTTTAAATATAGTTATTGATATGTATTTTAAACAAATTTTTGATCATGGTTTTTTCCATGGTGATCCTCATCCAGGAAATATCCTTGTCACAGATGATGCGCGCGTAGCTCTTGTGGATTTTGGAATAACAGGTAAAATTGACGAAGAGTTTAAAGAATCCTATGCCAATATAGCAATCGCCATAATAAATCAGAATATTGATAAACTTATCACAGAGTATCTTAAACTCGGAATCATTCCAGATGATATTGATAGAGAAAAACTTGAAAAGGAGCTCAAAGACGATATAGAAGATATTCTGTATCCTATTTATGCTTATAGAATTGAAGAAATTCAGATATCTGAACTCATTGAGTCAATCATGAAGGTAGCTTTAAAACACAGACTTAGGTTTTTACCAGAGCTTTTATTGATTGACAAAGTTCTTATTATGCTTGAGGGTTTGACAAAAGAACTTTGCCCTGATAAATCAATTATTGAACTCATAAAACCCTATGCCAGAGAAATAATTTCAAAAAGAATTCATCCTGATTTTTATCTTAATAAAACTTTTAAAATAATACGTGAATTAAGGGATGCTGTTGAAAATATTCCATTTCAGATTAAAAAGCTCTTAAAAAAAGCCGTCAAGGATGAAATAACTGTCAGAATGTATCATGTTAATCTTCCAGAGTTTATTAAAGATATTGACAGAGCAAGTAATAAAATATCATTCAGCCTGATTGTAAGTGCTATGATACTTAGTTCTTCTATAATGCATGCAAGTCAGGTAAAGCCTTTAATATATGGAGTTTCACTTTTTGGACTCATAATAGGTGTGGTTGCTTTTTTTCTTGGTTTATGGTTGCTTATATCAATAATCAGATCGGGTAAACTGTGA
- a CDS encoding L,D-transpeptidase family protein translates to MFLRIVLFSVLIVIFFVNTVLANEFADLIVVIKSKRVMFLMKEGKIIKSYRIALGKNPTGKKVSQGDGKTPEGRYYIIGRNPNSNFYKSLKISYPNGQDYDHAIRFHINPGGEIMIHGLSKKVEYLGKYHIIEDWTEGCIAVTNEEMDEIWKLVPNGTPIEILP, encoded by the coding sequence ATGTTCTTAAGAATAGTTCTTTTTAGTGTTTTAATTGTTATTTTTTTTGTTAACACTGTATTAGCGAATGAATTTGCTGATCTGATTGTTGTTATTAAATCCAAGAGAGTTATGTTTTTAATGAAAGAAGGTAAAATCATTAAATCATACAGGATAGCACTCGGTAAGAATCCTACAGGTAAAAAGGTTTCTCAGGGCGATGGAAAAACTCCTGAAGGAAGGTACTATATAATTGGAAGAAATCCTAACAGCAATTTTTATAAATCCCTGAAGATATCATATCCAAATGGACAGGATTATGACCACGCAATAAGATTTCATATCAATCCAGGTGGTGAAATTATGATTCATGGACTTTCAAAAAAAGTTGAATATCTTGGCAAATATCATATAATTGAAGACTGGACAGAAGGATGCATTGCTGTAACCAACGAAGAAATGGATGAAATATGGAAGCTTGTTCCTAACGGTACACCAATAGAAATTTTGCCATGA
- the queF gene encoding preQ(1) synthase encodes MLYGEKAIKEAQLESWDNPYPDRDYRIEISFPEFTCLCPRSGYPDFATIQINYIPDKKIVELKALKLYLNSYRDEHISHEAAVNKIYDDLYSLLKPRVLEIIGDFNPRGNVKTVIKLSSESK; translated from the coding sequence ATGTTGTATGGTGAAAAAGCCATTAAAGAAGCTCAGCTTGAGTCATGGGATAATCCATATCCTGACAGGGATTACAGAATTGAAATCAGTTTTCCTGAATTTACTTGTCTCTGTCCAAGATCAGGATACCCTGATTTTGCAACAATACAAATCAACTATATACCCGATAAAAAAATTGTTGAGTTAAAAGCTTTAAAGCTGTATCTTAACTCTTACAGGGATGAGCATATTTCTCATGAAGCAGCAGTAAATAAAATCTATGATGACCTTTATAGTCTTCTTAAACCAAGAGTATTAGAAATAATCGGAGATTTTAATCCACGGGGTAACGTGAAAACCGTTATAAAACTGTCATCTGAGAGCAAATAA
- the mtnP gene encoding S-methyl-5'-thioadenosine phosphorylase yields MKIGIIGGSGLSESELENETITIKTPYGDPSAPYEIQKLEKTTVCFLKRHGQKHSIAPHKVNYRANIYGFKQIGIERLFAIFATGSLKENIVPGTIVIPDQIIDFTQGVRNNTFYDTDRVVHIDFTEPFCSEMRRCLLETAKKIGVNVIRHGTYICVNGPRLETSAEIKFFKKIGADIIGMTLMPEASLAREAQICYAAVAVIANYAAGISKNPLTVKEVVDTMHNALQTVGLLVKESIKILPRERNCYCKDVLKNSSF; encoded by the coding sequence GTGAAAATAGGAATAATAGGCGGAAGTGGATTAAGTGAATCAGAGCTAGAAAACGAAACAATCACCATAAAAACTCCATATGGTGATCCATCAGCTCCTTATGAGATTCAAAAACTTGAAAAAACTACAGTTTGCTTTCTTAAAAGGCATGGTCAGAAGCACTCTATTGCTCCACATAAGGTTAATTATAGGGCTAATATATATGGATTCAAACAAATTGGGATAGAAAGATTATTTGCTATCTTTGCCACTGGTTCACTCAAGGAAAATATAGTTCCTGGTACTATAGTCATACCTGACCAGATTATAGATTTTACGCAGGGTGTTAGAAACAATACATTTTATGATACTGACAGGGTAGTTCATATAGATTTTACAGAACCGTTCTGTAGTGAAATGAGGCGATGTTTGTTAGAGACAGCTAAAAAAATTGGTGTTAATGTTATACGACACGGAACGTATATATGTGTTAATGGACCAAGACTTGAAACATCTGCTGAAATAAAATTTTTTAAAAAAATTGGTGCAGACATTATTGGAATGACTCTTATGCCTGAGGCTTCACTGGCAAGGGAAGCTCAGATATGTTATGCTGCTGTAGCTGTTATTGCAAACTATGCTGCAGGAATATCAAAAAATCCTCTCACTGTGAAAGAAGTTGTTGACACAATGCATAATGCATTGCAAACAGTTGGGTTGCTCGTAAAAGAATCTATAAAAATTTTACCCAGGGAAAGGAATTGTTATTGCAAAGATGTTCTTAAGAATAGTTCTTTTTAG
- a CDS encoding tetratricopeptide repeat protein, with translation MRHLIIIIFLLIIPGLLFAEESAYVFVVDGNLYPLYGYKIVPTHKDNLYITKIAPIKKWIASVKSQLIVARDGYVYPVKDSIIVDKAKGIAVLLVDFYGRKSLYFNPEENLTDRDISVLIENKQSVIAKVNKIFSSELKKFGINQGRKIYSSSDYNALAEYYENSGQWDKAISVYEKLLKEDPKNQKIIKKIGILYYQISDFKKAREYLLMLPANEEVIAKVAGIYIIEKNFEGALKVINNSGLNSPYLHYLKGIIYYLSDKKNDAYKEVSILLNMDNRLAQNLRDLLK, from the coding sequence ATGCGACATTTGATTATAATTATTTTCCTGTTGATTATTCCAGGTTTGCTTTTTGCAGAAGAATCAGCGTATGTATTTGTTGTCGATGGAAACTTATATCCTCTTTATGGATATAAAATAGTTCCAACTCACAAAGATAATCTATATATCACAAAAATAGCTCCAATAAAAAAATGGATTGCATCAGTTAAGTCACAATTAATAGTTGCACGGGATGGATATGTATATCCTGTAAAGGATTCAATTATTGTTGATAAAGCAAAAGGAATTGCTGTTTTACTGGTTGATTTTTATGGCAGAAAGTCTCTTTATTTTAATCCTGAAGAAAATTTAACAGATAGAGATATATCAGTGCTTATTGAAAATAAACAATCAGTTATTGCAAAAGTTAACAAAATATTCTCATCCGAACTTAAAAAATTTGGAATTAATCAGGGGAGAAAAATATACAGCTCATCTGACTATAATGCATTAGCAGAGTATTATGAAAACAGTGGACAATGGGATAAAGCTATATCAGTTTACGAAAAGTTACTTAAAGAAGACCCAAAAAATCAGAAAATTATAAAGAAAATTGGAATACTTTACTACCAGATAAGTGATTTTAAAAAAGCTAGAGAATACTTGTTAATGTTACCCGCAAATGAAGAAGTCATTGCAAAAGTTGCAGGAATTTATATAATTGAAAAAAATTTTGAAGGTGCTTTAAAAGTAATTAATAATTCTGGATTAAATTCTCCATATCTGCATTATCTAAAAGGTATAATCTACTATCTTTCAGATAAAAAAAATGATGCTTACAAAGAAGTCTCAATCCTGCTTAATATGGATAACCGTCTTGCACAAAATCTGAGAGATCTATTGAAATAG